From a single Marinobacter sp. THAF197a genomic region:
- a CDS encoding NAD(P)/FAD-dependent oxidoreductase — MIRVTELALPLDHPEAALKAALLHRLKLKDDELLDFTVFKRSYDARKKNTEIKFVYIIDLTVQDEAAVLARFADDTHVRPAPDTAYYPVAQAPAGLEQRPVVVGLGPCGLFAALLLAQMGFRPIVLERGKDVRRRTKDTWALWRKKQLSPESNVQFGEGGAGLFSDGKLYSQIKDPKFYGRKVMAEFVKAGAPEEILYVSKPHIGTFRLTGVVSKMREEIIRLGGEIRFEQKVTDLLVDNGQVKGVELASGEQLMSRHVVMALGHSARETFRMLHQREVFLEAKPFAIGFRIEHPQSLIDHARLGKYAGHPALGAADYKLVYHASNGRAVYSFCMCPGGTVVAATSEPGRVVTNGMSQYSRNERNANSGIVVNIDPNKDFPGGPLAGVELQEQLEANAYKLGGSDYCAPGQLVGDFIAGKPSEELGEVVPSYKPGIRLGDLAPSLPPYAIDAIREALPAFGRQIRGFDRADAVLTGIETRTSSPVRITRDRDTLQSLNTRGLYPAGEGAGYAGGILSAGVDGIKVAEAVAKAMMADLDTAGSNPS, encoded by the coding sequence ATGATTCGCGTTACCGAACTGGCTTTACCCCTTGACCACCCCGAGGCTGCCCTGAAAGCCGCGCTACTGCATCGCCTGAAACTGAAGGACGATGAGCTGCTGGATTTCACCGTCTTCAAGCGCAGCTACGATGCCCGCAAGAAGAACACCGAGATCAAGTTTGTTTACATCATCGACCTGACCGTACAAGACGAAGCCGCCGTGCTTGCCCGTTTTGCCGACGACACCCACGTGCGCCCGGCGCCGGATACCGCCTACTACCCGGTAGCGCAGGCGCCCGCCGGTTTGGAACAACGGCCGGTTGTGGTCGGCCTTGGCCCCTGTGGTTTGTTCGCGGCTTTGTTGCTGGCGCAGATGGGGTTCAGGCCAATTGTGTTGGAACGGGGCAAGGATGTGCGCCGGCGCACCAAAGACACCTGGGCGTTATGGCGCAAGAAGCAGCTTTCACCTGAATCCAACGTGCAGTTTGGCGAGGGTGGTGCCGGGCTGTTTTCCGATGGCAAGTTGTATAGCCAGATCAAAGACCCAAAGTTCTACGGCCGCAAGGTGATGGCGGAGTTCGTGAAAGCGGGCGCGCCGGAAGAAATCCTGTACGTGAGCAAACCCCATATCGGCACCTTCCGACTAACCGGGGTGGTGTCGAAGATGCGCGAGGAGATCATTCGCCTGGGTGGCGAGATTCGCTTTGAACAGAAAGTCACCGACCTGCTGGTGGACAATGGCCAGGTAAAAGGGGTGGAACTGGCCAGTGGCGAGCAGCTGATGAGCCGGCATGTGGTGATGGCACTGGGGCACAGCGCCCGGGAGACGTTCCGCATGCTGCACCAGCGTGAGGTGTTCCTGGAAGCCAAGCCTTTCGCCATCGGGTTTCGGATTGAGCACCCGCAGAGCCTGATCGACCACGCGCGGCTGGGCAAATACGCCGGCCACCCGGCACTGGGGGCAGCGGATTACAAGCTGGTATACCACGCCAGCAACGGCCGTGCGGTGTACAGCTTCTGCATGTGCCCAGGGGGCACCGTAGTGGCCGCCACCTCCGAACCGGGGCGAGTGGTTACTAACGGCATGAGCCAGTATTCCCGCAACGAGCGCAACGCCAACTCCGGTATTGTAGTGAACATTGACCCGAACAAAGACTTCCCGGGTGGCCCGCTGGCCGGCGTCGAACTGCAGGAACAGCTGGAAGCCAATGCCTATAAACTGGGCGGCAGCGATTACTGCGCACCGGGGCAATTGGTCGGGGATTTCATCGCGGGTAAGCCGTCTGAAGAACTCGGCGAGGTGGTTCCGTCCTACAAACCCGGTATTCGATTGGGCGACCTGGCCCCTTCCCTGCCCCCCTATGCCATCGACGCGATTCGTGAGGCCTTGCCCGCCTTCGGCCGGCAGATACGCGGTTTCGACCGGGCCGATGCGGTGTTGACCGGCATTGAAACCCGCACCTCCTCCCCCGTGCGCATCACACGCGACCGGGACACTCTGCAAAGCCTGAACACCCGGGGACTTTACCCGGCTGGCGAAGGCGCAGGTTACGCGGGCGGCATTCTGTCTGCCGGGGTGGATGGCATCAAGGTAGCCGAAGCGGTGGCCAAGGCCATGATGGCTGATCTGGACACCGCCGGGAGCAATCCATCGTGA